TCCCAAGAGCaaatattttgttcaatttattttcactgtgctATCACCAGTGAGGGATTAATCCTAGAAGgtattttaacaaaatgaaaattattcaGATAAACAGTACAGATTAATTGGAAAATGGagagtttgtctgtgttttgcttATTCTATTCtcccttcttcttttctttgctttccttttcaAAAGCTGTGTTTTATCTTTTCCGTCTTTTATTTCCACAGTCCTGGGACCTGGGAGGAACATCTTAGAAACACGTTGTCTGGAGGAACTCAGTTGCTTAGCAACTGTGTAAACACTTCTTTGACAGAACACAATGCaggtttgttttctcttttattttgtttctcgCTTCTTTTTTAAGTTCAGTTCTTGCTCTTTacggttacagtttttatttagCTCGTCAGcgaataatataatttattgacACCCGATTTGCTTTGGTACTATTGTTTTTAGCTGTAGGTCAAACAGGAGCAGGCTAGCAAACTCTAGCTAGGTAGCTCACATTAGCTAGCGCGTGAGCTAGTTGCCTAGTTAGATAGGTAGCTAGATACAAACATTTCTTTACCTCCATCAGCGTTAGTTAACGTAAAGTTAACAAGTTATAGGGAAATTTGTGGTGTTGTGCACAATTAATGTCCTAGTCAGCCagttaaatatttcatacatgttCTAGAAGATGGATTATCTGCATTGCGTCCTACagtagctggttagctagctagctagccaactctAGCTAATACTACAGGTAGTTTACTTGACATTAAAGGTCCTCGCTAGATATCTGAATTATTGCAAGCCTGAGAAGTAGCTCGTACACATACAGACAGTATGCTTATTAGTTACTGTTACGTGGTAGTTGTACTGATGTATGCACTTATTTTAACACCAGTTGCATCATAAATGGTCTAACTTggcatgaacacatgcatagATAAAACAACAGTGTCTAGATGCTATTTATGATAAGCTACATCTTTGGAATGCATCTGTGAACTGTGAATATTGAAGTGTaatatctgaaaatgatttCTCTTCTGATCAGCGTTGCGCTCAGCTAAGGAATATCATTGTACTGCATATTATTGTTGTAACGTTagcattaatatttttccaCGTTGTAAGAAAGTCTGTTAACGTTACCATAAGATACAATGTCACAGGTGAATTATGTTCTAAACATCAATCAAAAAGCACTCGTCATGATGTAGGTGCACCTTTACGGCCTTTAGACTAATGTGACAACAGCACGAGGGGTATCTAGTAGATGTACTTTGCTACCTCAGATTTTACGTTGTTGCCATGATTATAACTTTGTTCTCTTcatgatttttatttgtataactATGTTTTCTTATTAGGAATGGCTAAAGCGCTCCAGAGCAAATTGTTCAGATCTGCAGATATAGTATGCTACACCAAATAGTAATGGAGAACCTAGTTGGATGGTTGTGATTTTGTGTACTCCTGTTTCTAACAGCATGCTAGTTCAAGAACAAGCACAGCAAAAATGGCTATCACAGCTGCTGCTTTGCAAGACCACATACTGCGAAATTTGGAGCTACAGAGTCTGTCGCTGCAAACAGCTGCTGTGACAAAACAGCATAGGAACCCAAGGAGAAACCGGAAACCTCCCTCACGGACATGTGGTAATAGTTCTGCCTCAAACAGTGGTACACGATTAAAAAATCTTCACCAACATGATGGAGAACAGGAGGAAGAATATGTACTCGACCCCAGTCCTCCACCAATGACAATGGGTACAGTAAGGAAACATTTTCTATGCATGGTGGTGTTGTCATTCTGTTTGTGTCCCtggttttgtttgattttttgttcaattttgattgtgtttgtagCTCAGAGACTTGGTTTGGTTGAAGCCCTTCCGATGCCTCTGACTGGGGATGAATGGAATAGGGTTAAGTTAAGGTCAGTTAATGAAGGGGACTCCAGTCAGCCGTGTGTGATTTGCAGAGAGGAGTTCCGACTTCAGCCTCAGGTATTCCTCGGTTGTTATTATGTCTTCATAGCAACTGGATTCACTTTGTACATTCTCAAAACCCTCAGGCAGCGCCGGTTTCTGTATGTCCTGACCTGTGTCTGCGCGCTGTACAAATTTACCCATACTGCCTTGGAACTAAACTGTGATGTGTTGATGTAGGTATCAGTGTGATTCTGTAAGGGTCACTCAGTCTTCGCATATCCCTTGTAGCCCTTTTAACATGTCAGTCTCAGAAAAATGCACGTCCGAAGAGGCAGCCTTGCAAAACATTGCGTTGTCATAGAAGCACCTGTAAATATTGGTTTGAGGTGCAAAGACAGAATGCACAGAACAGAATTAGCATGCACAGAATTGCATACTAATTGCATACTGCTCATACTAAACTTCAGATGGGTTTCTTTATGCATTTTCACTTACTGAAATGTCCACTGCACTTCCAGAACACTGCAAACCTTAGAAatagtgtatatgtgtttatttgtagaTTTGAGAGGAGAATTCATTTAGCTGCACCTTTAAAGTTGAAACTGTTCAGTGTTGAACTATTAGATGAGAAGCATTATGCCCGTGGGTCTTGGCTGTGGTGGCAACAGCAACATTCTCTCCAGACTAATAGCTTGTCTAGTTGCTGGATATAGATTGTGCACTGTGGGGTGCCCTTTTCTTTGGTGATGGAGTACGTGGTCAGGccaaaaacaatgagaaatcAATGTAGCCCTTTTTCCCAGCTCCCCGCACCAGCTGTATGTCAGACGACAAAAGAATCACTCCCAGGTAGATTGGAGTAGACCCACCTCTCCCAGCTGGAGtccactgtctctcactgcctcaGAGAAAACATCACTCATGGCACGAGCAGGTCTCTCACAGGGCATATGAAAACACTTTAGAGAAATATCGAATTCCAATACCATTTATCGGGGGCTTTGGCAGCTTCAAATATGCcaatataattaaaatcaaaatgtttgtttatgtttattttaggaGAGACACGGATGGTTTTAACTTTTGATTGGGAGAAAGAATAATCAGGGATGATCTAGTGATGTGTTTAGAGCTGTAGTCTGTCATCACTGGTTGTTCCATTTGTTTACCTTGACGAGTGTGTATTGTTGTGTCTGGGGTTACAGAGATAGTGGAAAGTTCTGAATCACACAAGGGCAAGAGGACATTTTCAGAGCATTGCCGAAGACAGACGCATTTATTTATCACGTGAAATTGCCCTGCAGGATGTAGTTTTTTAAACAGTTGAGGCACATAGAAACAATTAATGGAATTTAACCATTTAATTGGCACAGGTTCTCACAACCTTCTCGTCTTGTGCAGGTTCTGTTGTCCTGCTCCCATGTCTTCCACAGGGTGAGTCACAGAGGGCATCAAAAAATGTTCAAACGAATCCAACTTCCTTGGCTTAGTCTTAATGTCTTCTAAAGAGTCCTTACTCTCATATCATTCACACAGGTCTGTTTAGAGGCATTTGAGAAGTTTTCTGGGAGGAAGTGCTGCCCCATGTGCAGGAGGAGGCAATACGAGACACGAGTGATTCACGATGGGGCGCGTCTTTACAGACAGAAGTGTGCAATCAGGTAGTACACTGTCATCACCCCATTTACACATCATCAATTATTTCTACATGACAGGATTGCGTAATGCTGTGATGATTGCAGGAATAGTATcgtggctggaaaaaaaaaattaaatgatcaAGTTAAAGTGCTGTTTTAGTGGTTTATCCAAACACAGTAGCTCCCTTTCTGATGGCCAGGCCACAGTGCACAAATGCCAAATATTACCCTCCgatttatttattgcaataaaaCTGCTATCTGTGTTCAAAACTGTAATAGTTTTGTACGTCATCACTCCTGAACTTATTatcttgcttgtttttttcaccaCGGTCACAGAATTCAAGCATGTTGGCGTGGGTATGTGGTTCGGAAGTGGTACAGAGACATAAGGAAGACGGTGCCTCCAAAAGACAAACACTTAAGAAGAAAATTCTTTGAAGGAAAGGTAATTTCCCTCCTTTCGCGTTTGCTATGTAGTAATAGCATGTCATATTGTTTTACGTCATTTCTTAATTCTAATAAGAAACTTGTAAGGGATGGCTCTGGAACAACTCCTTTGGCAGcacagtgcaggctgagccctatggtcTGAATTCAATGCCAGTCATGTCATCAGCCGACAGTCACCAGGAACCTGCAACagcggaacaaattggctttgttctgctggggtaGAAGTGGGCATGTTGGAATGGATTCCTCAACTCATCATTGCCAGACGCCCTTCGACTCACAGATCTCAGGCAactgtgagttgctcagatgacatcagtggagtgaCACCTATCCTACAATTGGCTCCCACTTTGCTGTGGTGAACTGTGATGCTTACAGTGTGGAAAAAAGCCATTTGCTGCATGTGAATGTATCAAAGGATTGCAAAGGATTTATCTTACTCAGGGCTCCTGTTTGACTGcagtggttgtcatggtgagacaagcctaatgcaCAGTTGGAGATTCTAGAAAGTATTGTAAGATTTCAACACACTGAGAATCATTCCACTATTTCAGTTCTTCCCATCCCAAAAGATAttatcaataaatacataaataatcaGATCTCTAATTTCAGGAGACTCTTTGAGATATAGTTACTAAAATTACTTGAATTCTTAATAGTCATCACTGCAGTAGGGTTATGCAGCAtttcacccccccacccccaacacacacacacacacacatgcatacagacacgcacacgcacatacacacacatctattccttttttgtgtttcctttaaATTAAGCACAACTTTCTGTCAATTTAGTACATTTAGCTAACAAGATACATACTGGAGACTTTCTGAAGACATTGAGAAAGACCTTTTTGAACTGTACTCCAGCAAGGTCTTCCTCATTTATCTAGCCGCAGAGACACTGaagctgactgacagcagtaaaTATAGCAGCCCTAACAAGACTGTGGAGGTGGGCTCCGAACAGGGGCCAGGGTATCATCGATCTGAGGAGGGCCTTTGAAGCCGTGTGAATCCCACACTATTTGTGACCTAATTAaggaatgtgtgttttggtCAAACAGATTGGACATTCCAGTGAAAGCACAAAGAGTGTCTCACACCGAATGTTTGCTGAGCCTCATTTGAAACgactttcattttaatacatgtgCGCATCGGGACAAACGTTTATTATGGCCTTCAGTTTTTCAattaatggaggaaaaaaatcaaggcaAATTTTCACATATTGAGaagaagtaataaaaaatgttaatttagtAATCAGTTTAATCTCGTGTAATCTATCTGAGGACTTGTGTACAAAATTCATTTAGTAGTTTTCAAGTTTTACTCTCTCATAAAATGTATTGCTAGTATATCCATTAATTTAACAGAGCTATAACTGTGTAAGGATATAAGTCTGTTGaaagaatgcatgttttcctaTATCTCTGGTACAGAGGAAATTGTAAGAGTTATTTGCATATTGTGGTAGATGCTTGCAAATTAGTATGAGCActgccattttaattaaattctgtACAGTTCACATTTCACTCACTTGCTGTCCAGAGATCAGAGATTGTTAAATGCAGCCTGTACTCCAATCATGCTGCTCTCAGTAAGCTaaatttttattcagatttattcTCAAAATTGTATGTGTGGCTATGGTACATGAGATTTTGCACTTTGCATGGAGACATGTTGCTTTGACTTTGGTCAGTGAGGGTCCtatctgaaagaaaagagtGAACAAatagctgattggctgatcgtCGCTGTCCACAGAAGAGTATCCCCTGTTCCTCCAACTCAGTGTGGCCAACAGCACCTGCTGGGCAGTGCCCTCTGACACCACAGCCAACAATCCcagctgtatgtgtgcatgtgaaaggGAAGATTGCCCTCTAGTGAGACAAActcatcctctccctcagcATGTCTGTCCTGGGGTGGGTGGGCGGCTGGGGGGGTCCTAGTGAGAGTAACTCAGGCACGGTGGCCACTTGCACCAGCACAGCTTGGGGAAAACTGTATGTCCCTTCATGAGCCTGTCAGTGCATTGTCTACTGTCTCCAGCCAGAAAGATCCGCTGAGGACAGAAATCATATGGttgcatattttatatgtgtggatttcagaattttttttagcTCATACATGAGCACGAGTGTCACTTTGATGTAAAAGGTGTAAAATTGGGTCCAATTTAATGTAAGACCCTACCCAACGGGAAATTCAGCTGAGAATTTTTACAAATTGCATGCTTAGAATTGCTCAAGCATGAATAGAGCTCAGTAGCTTTGGCTTTGTgtttattatgaattatgagTTTATTATGAATGTTTAGAATTTCCTGTTGATTTTAAGATTTGGTGTGCTACCGACTTATATTAAGTTTGACCATCAATAATGGTAGAGAATTAAACTCCAGACGTGTGTTTGAGGACGTTCTGGACATATTGCTGGGGacaggcttgtttttttttcccccagcgcCGTAATAAATGTGAGTGCCCTCATAGTTCAGACCAGACGAGACTGAAAATGGCATCATAATGTGTGCAGAGGGTGAAGTGTCCTCCACAACGCAAATCCTTCATGACTTTGATCTTTACCTATAAACTTTGCCTGCGCCTGTCACATAATTGTGGTGGAGCTATTTATGGCAGCAATTAaatcccatcccatcccatcaCTTTACCCCCGGTCAGCGCCCATCATATTGACAGTTATTTGAGGAAGTAGCTGGACGCGTTTGTGTAAGGGATTGTGGCTGTTTCCCATGTGACCTCTCCAGCcattttaatttagatttaacCAGACCAAATAATGGCGCTGAGGTTTGTTCCGCCTGTGGTCTTCCTTTGTCACACAGAGATGGTAAACATTCTATCATTCTGCTGCTAACTGGCAGTGGCACCGAGCAGCAGGGTTGGGAGGATGTTACaccagtgaaaaaaacaaaaaacaaaaaaaaaacttatcaaCCGATTCATTGATACGCTCTAAATACcaagcttttcattttattctcgAGGTCCTACCATAAGTCAACACATTAGGAGGCAATTTGTTGACACCAAGATGGATTGCTTTGAAAAGTCCCCCTGGAGGTGGACAAAGTTCACCTGGGctcattttgtttgtcttttctgGAGAAGTTGGCTGTAAACCTCACTTTAATTGTTAACAGTTGTTTAATTTGTGATAAAACACAGCAATAAAGctcttgtgatgtcactgtgacatGAACAGGTTTTGGTCAGAGGGATCACGTGTGATTGTCAACAGCAGTGAACTGCTCCCCTGTTTTGTAACAGATTAAGGTAGTCAAGACATACTAAGTTTGATCTGAATTTTGTCTTAAATTTTCTTGGCAAAGTATTTGCATTAAGTGTATAATGAAGAATTTCAAGTCCATGAAGAAACTCAAATCCATTCAAGGCCATGTGTTTTCACTTCAAACAACAATATACTTAATGATAAACAGCCTTCTGTTGTATCCCACTCACTGGAATTGTTgtgtgaataaaacatttttccaatCAGTTTCAGGAGCTGAATGACAGCTTTGTCCAGTCCTGTAACACCAACATCGAGGAGTTTCTGCAAGCCATTGACAGCGCTGTGGCATCAAGTAGGAATGTTTTCCATGACTTTGAAAAACACCACATTTCAGACTTAAAAGAAGAGGACTGGcagaaaatacaagaaaagGTACGCTGCAGTCTTACTATAAAACAATTGAAAGTGATATCTAAAACCATCAATTTAAAAGACTTCCATTTTCTTGATACTAATACTGTCAGAGTTCACCTCATAGCCATATTTCATGAACTTGCCAGCCCTTGTCCAGGAAACTCAGCCAGGTtgtcctgttgttttttattttcccaaatgAACAACTGAAATACTCCAATTACATTGAAAGAGACAGACCACTTTCTGCCACATGCAAATATTATAATCGGGTATAATAGGGTATTTTCCGTTTCATGTGTTGTCTGAAACAAATTGGTCTCCTCACCCCATCGAACAGCATCAtccacagtggaaaaaagtgcCCTCCATTATCTGTTTTTAAAAGGTCATTCAGAGGGCAGGAGTTGCTTAACCTTGACACAGTGTGGAGCACTGAGGGTTGTTTACCAAGGACTGCTCTCATGAGGGTAAACACTATACATGTTACAACCTCATAATCAAACATGTGCCAACCGACTCCATTTGTTTTTGAGTAAAGGAAGCTGTCTCTGCGCTGGAGATTAATTGCACTGTAGATACCTGGCCCGAACGATTTAGGTGATAAataccacatttaaaaaatcataaatccATTACGTCAAACAAGGGtgacatgcaaatgagaaaatatcCATTGAATTCAAGCCTCAAGGTTTGGGCGGAGGACAGGACCTAAGAAATGACCAATTAAATGTCAGAATATCATTTGTTCGTTCAGCTGAGTTGCTTGTTGTTATCCAAATGGAACAGCAGACGTAATCTAAGGGTCTCGTGTGGTGGGGCGTGCCCATTCTGTGGTGTTCCAGGCAGTGCAGCGGGATATTCAGGACTGCCCCATCTGCCTAGCCCCTCTGTGTGCCTCCGGCACAGAgacgagggagaggaagaaggaggggaggccggttctgctgctgtcctgct
The nucleotide sequence above comes from Megalops cyprinoides isolate fMegCyp1 chromosome 2, fMegCyp1.pri, whole genome shotgun sequence. Encoded proteins:
- the rnf32 gene encoding RING finger protein 32; its protein translation is MQHASSRTSTAKMAITAAALQDHILRNLELQSLSLQTAAVTKQHRNPRRNRKPPSRTCGNSSASNSGTRLKNLHQHDGEQEEEYVLDPSPPPMTMAQRLGLVEALPMPLTGDEWNRVKLRSVNEGDSSQPCVICREEFRLQPQVLLSCSHVFHRVCLEAFEKFSGRKCCPMCRRRQYETRVIHDGARLYRQKCAIRIQACWRGYVVRKWYRDIRKTVPPKDKHLRRKFFEGKFQELNDSFVQSCNTNIEEFLQAIDSAVASSRNVFHDFEKHHISDLKEEDWQKIQEKAVQRDIQDCPICLAPLCASGTETRERKKEGRPVLLLSCSHLFHLCCLEAFERFCLEDQPVCPLCRSRYQKITI